One window of the Mixophyes fleayi isolate aMixFle1 chromosome 6, aMixFle1.hap1, whole genome shotgun sequence genome contains the following:
- the LOC142159966 gene encoding uncharacterized protein LOC142159966, whose protein sequence is MNHLRIHTSEKPFSCSECGKCFTRNAKLMNHLRIHTGEKQFSCTECEKCFLDKSSLVKHQRIHTGEKPFSCSECGKCFTQNSSLIEHQRIHTNERPFSCSECSKCFTTKSNLVKHRRIHTGEKPFPCSNCGKCFANKSSLIEHKYIHAGKKSFSCSECAKCFMQKSYIVKHMRIHTGEKPFSCTECGKCFTDKSGFLKHQKIHTGEKPFSCSECGTSFTQKLALVQHQRIHTGEKPFSCSECGKCFTDKSSFLKH, encoded by the coding sequence ATGAATCACCTGAGAATTCACACCAGtgaaaagccattttcatgttcagaatgtgggaaatgttttacccgAAATGCAAAACTTATGAATCATCTGAGAATTCACACTGGTGAGAAACAATTTTCATGCACtgaatgtgagaaatgttttcTGGATAAATCAAGTCTTGtcaaacatcagaggattcatacaggtgaaaagccattttcatgttcagaatgtgggaaatgttttacacagaattcATCTCTTATTGAACATCAAAGAATCCACACAAATGAAAGGCCATTTTCATGTTcagaatgtagcaaatgttttacaacAAAATCCAATCTTGTTAAACATAGGAGAATTCACACTGGagaaaaaccatttccatgttctaattgtgggaaatgttttgcaaataAATCAAGTCTTATTGAACATAAATACATTCACGCAGGTAAAAAGTCATTTTCATGCTCGGAGTGCGCAAAATGCTTCATGCAGAAATCATACATTGTTAAACACATGAGAATtcacactggtgagaaaccattttcatgcactgaatgtgggaaatgttttacagataaatcaGGTTTTCTCAAACATCAGAAGATTCATACGGGTGAAAAGCCattttcttgctctgaatgtgggacaTCATTTACACAAAAATTAGCTCTAGttcaacatcagagaattcacactggcgagaagccattttcatgctctgaatgtggtaaatgttttacagataaatcaAGTTTTCTCAAACATTAG